The following are from one region of the Coriobacteriia bacterium genome:
- a CDS encoding bifunctional precorrin-2 dehydrogenase/sirohydrochlorin ferrochelatase produces MEPASRPRYYPLFVNLEGRHVVVVGGGRVAQRKARALIAHGAEVTLIAPSITEEIERFVADELINFVGRDYVGGDLEGAFLVVCATDSEETNRAVHAEAESRNQLVNVVDVPELCNFIVPSVMRRGDLQIAISTAGAAPAVAKRLRKRLQEEFGEEWAEYVALLGDLRGVAMRRLPEEAQRKRLFEAAADSDLLERVREGEAPDAEELFDEVSRTLAEEP; encoded by the coding sequence ATGGAGCCGGCGTCCCGCCCCCGCTACTACCCTCTCTTCGTGAACCTGGAGGGCCGGCACGTCGTCGTCGTCGGCGGGGGGAGGGTCGCGCAGCGCAAGGCCCGCGCGCTCATCGCACACGGCGCCGAGGTGACTCTCATCGCGCCGTCGATCACCGAGGAGATCGAGCGGTTCGTGGCCGACGAGCTGATCAACTTCGTGGGCCGCGACTACGTCGGCGGCGACCTCGAGGGGGCCTTCCTGGTCGTATGCGCGACCGACTCCGAGGAGACCAACCGCGCCGTGCACGCCGAGGCGGAGTCGCGCAATCAGCTCGTCAACGTCGTGGACGTGCCGGAGCTGTGCAACTTCATCGTCCCGTCGGTCATGCGCCGCGGAGACCTGCAGATCGCGATCTCGACCGCCGGCGCCGCGCCCGCCGTGGCGAAGCGGCTGCGCAAGCGGCTCCAGGAGGAGTTCGGCGAGGAGTGGGCGGAGTACGTGGCGCTCCTCGGCGACCTGCGCGGGGTGGCGATGCGGCGGCTGCCGGAGGAGGCGCAGCGCAAGCGGCTCTTCGAGGCGGCGGCCGACTCCGACCTGCTCGAGCGGGTCCGCGAGGGCGAGGCCCCGGACGCCGAGGAGCTGTTCGACGAGGTCTCCCGCACGCTCGCCGAGGAGCCCTAG
- a CDS encoding SDR family oxidoreductase — protein MFEGARVVVTGGSSGIGLATAELFARRGAHVGLVARDPGRLEAAREAVAAAAAEGARIEAVSADLSQTEQARHAIDELARRGLEPDVLVNSAGVILPGRFEEMPLDFFTRNMDCGYYSVVYPTRAAVPYMIARGAGHVVNVSSVAGFIGVYGYTGYSAAKYAVMGFSEALRCEMKPRGVRVSVVCPPDTDTPGLAYEKTLRPPETDVIAGNVKAIPPAAVAKAVVRAVERGTYLVIPGLESRAYHKLKGLWPGLFFAVFDSQVAKARRAEERGG, from the coding sequence GTGTTCGAGGGGGCGCGGGTGGTCGTCACGGGAGGCTCGAGCGGGATCGGGCTGGCCACGGCGGAGCTCTTCGCGCGCCGCGGAGCGCACGTGGGACTCGTGGCGCGCGACCCGGGCAGGCTGGAGGCTGCGCGGGAGGCCGTGGCGGCCGCGGCGGCCGAGGGCGCTCGCATCGAGGCCGTGTCGGCGGACCTGTCGCAGACGGAGCAGGCGCGTCACGCGATCGACGAGCTCGCCCGTCGCGGTCTGGAGCCCGACGTCCTGGTCAACAGCGCGGGCGTGATCCTGCCCGGGCGATTCGAGGAGATGCCCCTCGACTTCTTCACCCGCAACATGGACTGCGGCTACTACAGCGTCGTCTACCCCACCCGCGCGGCGGTGCCGTACATGATCGCGCGCGGAGCGGGTCACGTGGTCAACGTCTCCTCGGTGGCCGGGTTCATCGGCGTGTACGGCTACACCGGCTACAGTGCCGCCAAGTACGCCGTGATGGGCTTCTCCGAGGCGCTGCGCTGCGAGATGAAGCCGCGAGGCGTCCGCGTCTCGGTCGTCTGCCCGCCGGACACCGACACGCCCGGGCTCGCCTACGAGAAGACGCTGCGCCCGCCCGAGACCGACGTCATCGCCGGCAACGTCAAGGCGATCCCGCCGGCGGCCGTCGCGAAGGCCGTCGTCCGCGCGGTGGAGCGGGGGACGTACCTGGTGATCCCGGGTCTCGAGAGCCGCGCGTACCACAAGCTCAAGGGCCTGTGGCCCGGCCTGTTCTTCGCGGTGTTCGACTCGCAGGTCGCCAAAGCGCGCAGGGCCGAGGAACGGGGCGGGTGA